In one Bos mutus isolate GX-2022 chromosome 19, NWIPB_WYAK_1.1, whole genome shotgun sequence genomic region, the following are encoded:
- the KRTAP17-1 gene encoding keratin-associated protein 17-1, with product MGCCPGDCFGCCGEEQDCCEVCCCQPSCCGCCGSCCGSCCGCGSGCGGCGGSCCGSSCCGSGCGGGGGCGGCGSCGSCCGSCCGSGCCGSSGCCGPVCCQPTPVCDTK from the coding sequence ATGGGGTGCTGCCCAGGGGACTGCTTCGGCTGCTGTGGTGAAGAGCAAGACTGCTGTGAAGTGTGTTGCTGCCAGCCCtcctgctgcggctgctgcggTTCCTGCTGCGGTTCCTGCTGTGGCTGTGGCTCGGGTTGCGGAGGCTGCGGGGGCAGCTGCTGCGGGTCCTCCTGCTGCGGATCTGGctgcgggggcggcgggggctgCGGGGGCTGCGGAAGTTGCGGGAGCTGCTGCGGGAGCTGCTGTGGATCCGGTTGCTGCGGCTCCTCTGGGTGCTGCGGCCCCGTGTGCTGCCAGCCCACGCCTGTCTGCGACACCAAATGA